The following coding sequences lie in one Miscanthus floridulus cultivar M001 chromosome 9, ASM1932011v1, whole genome shotgun sequence genomic window:
- the LOC136482543 gene encoding uncharacterized protein isoform X2, whose protein sequence is MPTQDLCWVFDAYSVYGCDKQQNRLHTMCSKWFRPNPFCCQQQDHPHAQSSSSKSWPCDIYLEPVFRVYLLGHVTLSVGNNRLSAVMDGESQTSPTRDFPYLKLGAHFSPHASFEDLSPTVGVSVSEIINDEAKQCGMYANISFEQLGEITMPKAVDCLSGNVEATSYQMLSKSKHGSVYLRVEKTSWRATTRKDKIGKRRKQRQDKKVPVQGWTSTNNEFVSSWIAQMPAQLQGSIVDYWIQKRKRSTLPLLLKNNPCVHDCPITMLSLQDHSYLARKLKMSSTLNPRRVSTCLY, encoded by the coding sequence ATGCCAACGCAAGACTTGTGTTGGGTGTTCGATGCTTATTCAGTTTATGGCTGTGATAAACAACAGAACAGACTTCACACCATGTGTTCTAAATGGTTTCGACCAAACCCATTTTGTTGTCAACAACAAGACCATCCCCATGCCCAGAGCTCCTCTTCAAAATCATGGCCATGTGATATATACTTGGAACCAGTTTTCCGAGTGTATTTGCTAGGACATGTTACACTGTCAGTTGGGAACAATAGGCTGAGCGCAGTCATGGATGGGGAAAGCCAAACAAGCCCCACGAGAGACTTTCCATATCTGAAACTTGGAGCACACTTCTCGCCTCATGCCTCTTTTGAAGATTTGTCGCCTACTGTCGGGGTTTCAGTGTCAGAGATAATCAACGATGAAGCCAAACAATGTGGCATGTATGCAAACATTTCCTTTGAACAGCTGGGCGAGATCACGATGCCAAAAGCAGTAGATTGCCTTAGTGGGAATGTGGAAGCTACCTCATATCAGATGTTATCGAAGTCCAAGCATGGAAGCGTGTACCTTCGGGTCGAGAAGACCTCATGGAGAGCAACTACTAGGAAGGACAAAATTGGAAAACGCCGTAAGCAACGACAGGACAAGAAGGTTCCAGTTCAGGGATGGACAAGTACTAACAATGAATTCGTTAGCTCGTGGATAGCGCAAATGCCTGCCCAGTTGCAGGGCTCGATCGTTGACTATTGGATTCAGAAACGAAAGCGATCCACATTACCTTTGTTATTGAAAAATAATCCCTGCGTCCATGACTGTCCAATCACGATGTTGTCTTTGCAAGATCACAGTTATTTGGCAAGGAAGCTCAAGATGTCCAGCACGTTAAACCCCAGAAGGGTTTCCACttgcttgtactag
- the LOC136482543 gene encoding uncharacterized protein isoform X1, with translation MSFVSSIFRSGNDDKLRGSTVVRRFERFADGATKFLRYVELGGTPCRYMFSLPLIWHLLAGKRTKYCFIRGGQHLSLILQPFSLPNNGMGGSMVFLLQDGNNVPQNNFLLSLSLRLSESTDIVGVVVRCLQLFIPYLSSIAETVKTKLTQMPTQDLCWVFDAYSVYGCDKQQNRLHTMCSKWFRPNPFCCQQQDHPHAQSSSSKSWPCDIYLEPVFRVYLLGHVTLSVGNNRLSAVMDGESQTSPTRDFPYLKLGAHFSPHASFEDLSPTVGVSVSEIINDEAKQCGMYANISFEQLGEITMPKAVDCLSGNVEATSYQMLSKSKHGSVYLRVEKTSWRATTRKDKIGKRRKQRQDKKVPVQGWTSTNNEFVSSWIAQMPAQLQGSIVDYWIQKRKRSTLPLLLKNNPCVHDCPITMLSLQDHSYLARKLKMSSTLNPRRVSTCLY, from the coding sequence ATGTCATTTGTTTCGTCAATCTTTAGAAGCGGTAACGACGACAAGCTCAGAGGATCCACCGTTGTCCGGCGATTCGAGCGCTTTGCAGATGGTGCGACCAAGTTCTTGAGGTACGTGGAGCTTGGTGGCACACCATGCAGATACATGTTCTCCTTGCCTCTTATATGGCATCTTCTCGCTGGCAAACGAACAAAGTATTGCTTTATTCGTGGGGGCCAACATCTCTCACTTATTCTACAGCCCTTTAGTCTACCAAACAATGGGATGGGGGGGAGCATGGTATTCTTACTTCAAGATGGCAATAATGTGCCACAGAATAATTTCCTTCTTTCCCTCAGCTTACGGCTCTCTGAGAGTACTGACATAGTTGGGGTTGTAGTCAGATGCCTGCAGCTGTTCATACCGTACTTGAGCTCCATAGCCGAGACTGTGAAGACAAAGCTGACCCAGATGCCAACGCAAGACTTGTGTTGGGTGTTCGATGCTTATTCAGTTTATGGCTGTGATAAACAACAGAACAGACTTCACACCATGTGTTCTAAATGGTTTCGACCAAACCCATTTTGTTGTCAACAACAAGACCATCCCCATGCCCAGAGCTCCTCTTCAAAATCATGGCCATGTGATATATACTTGGAACCAGTTTTCCGAGTGTATTTGCTAGGACATGTTACACTGTCAGTTGGGAACAATAGGCTGAGCGCAGTCATGGATGGGGAAAGCCAAACAAGCCCCACGAGAGACTTTCCATATCTGAAACTTGGAGCACACTTCTCGCCTCATGCCTCTTTTGAAGATTTGTCGCCTACTGTCGGGGTTTCAGTGTCAGAGATAATCAACGATGAAGCCAAACAATGTGGCATGTATGCAAACATTTCCTTTGAACAGCTGGGCGAGATCACGATGCCAAAAGCAGTAGATTGCCTTAGTGGGAATGTGGAAGCTACCTCATATCAGATGTTATCGAAGTCCAAGCATGGAAGCGTGTACCTTCGGGTCGAGAAGACCTCATGGAGAGCAACTACTAGGAAGGACAAAATTGGAAAACGCCGTAAGCAACGACAGGACAAGAAGGTTCCAGTTCAGGGATGGACAAGTACTAACAATGAATTCGTTAGCTCGTGGATAGCGCAAATGCCTGCCCAGTTGCAGGGCTCGATCGTTGACTATTGGATTCAGAAACGAAAGCGATCCACATTACCTTTGTTATTGAAAAATAATCCCTGCGTCCATGACTGTCCAATCACGATGTTGTCTTTGCAAGATCACAGTTATTTGGCAAGGAAGCTCAAGATGTCCAGCACGTTAAACCCCAGAAGGGTTTCCACttgcttgtactag